In Anaerolineae bacterium, the following are encoded in one genomic region:
- a CDS encoding DNA double-strand break repair nuclease NurA: MSLYLPHLIPQVEKMAEELTAERARYQRVADRARELLKRYSISAFEFRTKAKELGAAVPSNEPIDLQEPPKPVPSSFFAIAADGSQVQPDRHGIALYYLINIGSIVLRESSGETPIPRSMPFLFYRDEDLYEGNRLVQGSLLDVRRGLAELKEISERVKEVVEKARREETPILALIDGTLLLWILEEEKNLHQDKIRAYTEEMDKIRNAGALLAGFISRPRYCEVVDLLRLMHFGEETLKQPTLRRPWGRLTDATLFSFLPKGWRSALFESPSVLNDYYGENRVFFFYLNVEGEIARVEVPEWIARDRELVAFIQGAILKQSENTGGYPYVLERAHELAVIKAQERKSLEEMIERAMMRKGLIPQLSPKERWKRLM; this comes from the coding sequence GTGAGTCTTTATCTACCTCACTTGATTCCTCAAGTGGAAAAAATGGCCGAGGAATTGACTGCAGAAAGGGCTCGCTACCAGAGGGTGGCCGATAGAGCCCGGGAGCTTCTTAAACGTTATTCCATTTCAGCTTTTGAATTCAGGACTAAAGCCAAAGAGTTAGGAGCTGCAGTTCCATCCAATGAACCCATAGATCTTCAGGAGCCTCCCAAGCCTGTACCCTCTTCTTTCTTCGCCATTGCTGCCGATGGCTCTCAGGTTCAGCCTGACCGTCACGGCATTGCTCTTTACTATCTCATAAACATAGGGAGCATTGTTCTCAGAGAGAGCAGCGGTGAAACCCCTATCCCCAGAAGCATGCCTTTCCTTTTTTATAGAGACGAAGACCTTTACGAAGGCAACCGCCTGGTGCAGGGTAGCCTTCTAGATGTCAGAAGGGGGCTGGCGGAGCTGAAGGAAATTTCTGAAAGGGTAAAGGAAGTGGTGGAGAAAGCCAGGCGGGAAGAGACACCAATTCTGGCCCTGATTGATGGGACACTGCTCCTCTGGATTTTAGAGGAAGAAAAGAACCTGCATCAGGATAAAATCAGGGCTTACACGGAAGAGATGGATAAAATCCGCAATGCCGGGGCTCTCCTGGCCGGGTTCATAAGTCGTCCTCGTTATTGCGAAGTGGTGGACCTTTTAAGGCTGATGCATTTTGGAGAGGAAACTTTAAAGCAACCTACTCTCCGGCGCCCTTGGGGTCGCTTAACCGACGCCACTCTCTTTTCCTTCCTGCCGAAAGGGTGGCGTTCTGCCCTCTTTGAAAGCCCATCAGTCCTGAACGATTACTACGGAGAGAATCGCGTTTTCTTCTTTTACCTCAACGTTGAGGGAGAAATTGCCAGGGTTGAAGTGCCTGAATGGATAGCCAGAGATAGAGAGCTTGTGGCCTTTATCCAGGGAGCGATCCTGAAACAGAGCGAAAACACTGGGGGGTATCCTTATGTTCTCGAAAGGGCTCATGAATTAGCTGTGATAAAGGCTCAGGAAAGGAAAAGTCTTGAGGAGATGATAGAACGCGCCATGATGCGGAAAGGTCTAATCCCACAGCTTTCTCCAAAGGAAAGGTGGAAGAGGTTAATGTAA
- a CDS encoding (2Fe-2S)-binding protein, with protein MPVITFTLNGQKRTVEIEPFETLAYTLRERLGLVGTKIGCEEGECGACTVIVNGKAVTSCIYPAMKVDGAWVETIEGLSLDRKLHPIQEAFIEHFAAQCGYCTPGFIMSTKALLDRNADPSEEEIKEAIAGNLCRCTGYYQIIDAIKAAAVKMKGGKKNEGPPGLRQRRAVD; from the coding sequence ATGCCGGTGATTACTTTTACCCTTAATGGGCAGAAACGAACCGTTGAGATAGAGCCTTTTGAAACTTTAGCCTATACGTTGCGGGAAAGGCTTGGTCTCGTGGGCACTAAAATAGGGTGCGAGGAGGGGGAGTGCGGGGCATGCACTGTGATCGTGAACGGTAAGGCTGTCACTTCATGCATCTATCCAGCCATGAAAGTGGATGGGGCGTGGGTAGAAACGATTGAAGGGCTTTCTTTAGACAGAAAACTGCATCCTATCCAAGAAGCTTTTATAGAACACTTTGCCGCTCAATGTGGTTACTGCACTCCAGGCTTCATAATGTCCACTAAAGCTCTGCTGGATAGAAATGCAGACCCTTCCGAAGAGGAAATCAAAGAAGCCATAGCCGGTAACCTTTGCCGGTGCACTGGTTATTACCAGATAATAGATGCTATAAAAGCCGCTGCGGTTAAGATGAAAGGGGGAAAGAAAAATGAAGGTCCGCCTGGCCTACGGCAGAGAAGGGCTGTGGATTGA
- the larA gene encoding nickel-dependent lactate racemase: MKVRLAYGREGLWIELPDDLKVKIIEPRFLPGLPEEEKAIRKALREPIASPPLRELVRSSDTVAIVFSDITRPMPNRKVLPIILEELSHVPRQNILLINALGAHRPQTREELEEMLGPDIVSNYAILQHDCNDKSTLQYLGETSFGHPAWVNKAYMEASVKILTGFIEPHFFAGFSGGPKAVLPGIAGLDTILLNHGAEMIDDPRATWGVTEGNPIWEEIREVAARTQPSFLVNVTLNREKQITGVFAGDVWKAHAEGVKFAASSAMVEVEEPFDIVITTNSGYPLDINLYQAVKGMSVAARIVKEGGSIIIAAECKDGIPDHGEYKNILKMASSPAELLRIIRQPGFLVQDQWEAQIQALIQLKADVYVKSSYLTDRQIEEALLKPCRSIEETLEELLARYGPEARVCILPEGPQTIPYIRGAV, translated from the coding sequence ATGAAGGTCCGCCTGGCCTACGGCAGAGAAGGGCTGTGGATTGAGCTGCCCGATGATTTAAAGGTAAAAATTATTGAGCCCCGGTTCCTCCCTGGCTTGCCGGAGGAAGAAAAGGCTATCAGGAAAGCTCTCAGAGAACCTATAGCTTCTCCTCCCCTCAGGGAACTGGTCCGCTCCTCCGACACTGTAGCCATTGTTTTCAGTGATATAACCCGGCCGATGCCAAACCGCAAGGTCCTTCCGATAATTCTGGAAGAACTCTCTCATGTTCCGAGGCAAAACATATTGCTCATAAACGCCCTTGGAGCTCACCGTCCTCAGACCCGAGAGGAACTGGAGGAAATGCTGGGTCCGGACATCGTTTCCAATTACGCTATTCTTCAGCACGATTGTAACGACAAATCAACCCTTCAATACCTTGGAGAAACGAGCTTTGGTCATCCAGCCTGGGTTAACAAAGCCTACATGGAAGCGTCAGTTAAAATCCTTACCGGGTTCATTGAACCTCACTTTTTTGCAGGTTTTTCTGGGGGGCCCAAAGCAGTGCTACCGGGGATAGCTGGCCTTGATACCATCCTTCTTAACCACGGGGCCGAAATGATAGATGATCCCAGAGCTACTTGGGGTGTAACGGAAGGCAATCCCATCTGGGAAGAGATAAGGGAAGTGGCCGCCCGAACCCAGCCATCGTTCCTGGTCAATGTAACTTTGAACCGGGAGAAACAAATAACGGGGGTTTTTGCTGGTGATGTCTGGAAAGCTCATGCTGAAGGGGTGAAGTTTGCTGCCTCTTCGGCCATGGTGGAAGTGGAAGAGCCCTTTGATATTGTTATAACTACCAACTCAGGCTACCCCCTGGATATAAACCTCTACCAGGCGGTCAAGGGCATGTCAGTAGCAGCGCGAATAGTCAAGGAAGGGGGAAGTATAATCATAGCTGCTGAATGCAAAGATGGTATTCCGGACCACGGGGAATACAAAAATATCCTGAAGATGGCCTCTTCTCCAGCGGAGCTTTTAAGGATAATACGCCAGCCGGGTTTTCTGGTTCAGGATCAGTGGGAGGCTCAGATCCAGGCCCTCATACAACTTAAAGCCGACGTTTACGTTAAAAGCTCCTACCTTACGGATAGACAAATAGAAGAGGCTCTTCTGAAGCCCTGCCGTTCTATAGAGGAAACTCTGGAAGAGCTTTTAGCCAGATACGGCCCTGAAGCCAGGGTGTGCATACTCCCCGAAGGCCCTCAGACAATCCCCTACATCAGAGGGGCGGTTTGA
- a CDS encoding penicillin acylase family protein, translating to MRRALKAVTIVIAVLIILVLSLSGFLYYTIRKPWPRTTGTIIVEGLRAPVTIVRDKWGVPHIYASNTHDLFFAQGYVHAQDRFWQMEYWRRIGSGRLSEIFGEATLKIDRFIRTLGWHRVAARELEQLEPEVKAILEAYAKGVNAYLKENKGKLGLEFTILGLIGAKFEPEPWTPYNILTWAKVMAWNLGGNWENEIFRAMVLSRVGSTRLKDIDPPYPPDKPVIVPHPETGSSSHAPETLIPLSQATFESIPWEALEILRMGPGLGSNNWVVSGSRTTTGRPLLANDPHLGIQMPSIWYEIGLHCEPVSEDCPFRVVGASFAGVPGVIIGHNEYIAWGVTNVNPDVQDLYVERINPENPDQYEVDGKWENMQIIWEEIKVRGREEPVRVRVRLTRHGPIINDVAGGTEEAWAYGWQPLAFRWTALEPCTIVKSVLLLNKARNWEEFREALRYWDVPSQNFVYADVNGNIGYQMPGKIPIRKKGDGSIPVPGWNNEYEWVGYVPFDELPRTFNPPEGYVVTANNAVVRPDFPHFITLDWNRGYRAQRIVNLITAKDKLSIEDFKAIQMDSYVLHAEEVIPHLATLSLEDPRLKEALEILRRWDRYATTESVGATIFEAVRLSLLRNIFADELGEKAFLKFLDFESLTMQVLASILAKPHSPWYDNVYTPQTETRDEILLKAFKEAVDELEERLGKDMKKWQWGKVHVAIFQNETLGRSGIKPIENIFNRGPVPVSGSSETVNNNLYHPENPFEVMALPSYRQIIDVGAWDNSLSIHTTGQSGHPYHPHYGDFIMKWARGEYHPMLWSKEQVKHHAEAILTLKPK from the coding sequence ATGCGCAGAGCGCTTAAAGCTGTAACTATAGTAATAGCAGTGCTCATAATCCTGGTGCTATCCCTTTCCGGCTTTCTTTACTATACCATCCGTAAACCCTGGCCCAGGACCACCGGAACTATAATTGTGGAGGGGCTCAGAGCTCCGGTAACCATTGTAAGAGACAAATGGGGTGTGCCTCACATCTATGCTTCCAATACCCATGATCTCTTCTTTGCTCAGGGTTACGTTCATGCTCAGGACCGCTTCTGGCAAATGGAATACTGGCGGAGGATCGGAAGTGGACGGCTTTCGGAAATCTTCGGAGAAGCCACCCTCAAAATAGACCGATTCATCCGCACCCTCGGGTGGCACAGGGTCGCTGCCCGGGAGCTTGAACAGCTGGAGCCTGAGGTAAAGGCCATCTTAGAAGCTTACGCTAAAGGGGTCAACGCTTATCTCAAGGAGAACAAGGGGAAACTGGGCCTGGAGTTTACCATCCTTGGCCTTATAGGAGCAAAGTTTGAGCCTGAACCCTGGACTCCCTATAACATTTTAACCTGGGCAAAAGTTATGGCCTGGAACCTGGGAGGAAACTGGGAAAATGAAATCTTCAGAGCGATGGTTTTGAGCAGAGTTGGCTCCACTCGTTTAAAGGATATAGATCCACCTTATCCTCCTGATAAGCCAGTTATAGTACCTCATCCTGAAACCGGGTCTTCCTCTCACGCTCCCGAAACATTGATCCCTTTATCCCAGGCCACTTTTGAAAGCATTCCGTGGGAAGCTCTGGAAATCCTCCGCATGGGGCCTGGCCTGGGAAGCAACAACTGGGTGGTCTCCGGCAGCCGTACCACCACCGGCCGCCCTCTTCTGGCCAACGACCCCCATTTAGGGATTCAGATGCCATCTATCTGGTATGAAATAGGCCTTCATTGTGAACCAGTAAGCGAAGATTGTCCTTTCAGAGTGGTTGGAGCCTCTTTTGCCGGAGTCCCTGGAGTTATAATAGGCCACAATGAATACATAGCCTGGGGTGTAACCAATGTCAACCCTGATGTTCAGGATCTATATGTGGAGCGAATTAACCCTGAAAACCCCGACCAGTATGAAGTTGATGGGAAATGGGAAAATATGCAGATAATCTGGGAAGAGATAAAAGTGCGGGGGAGAGAAGAACCGGTGAGGGTGCGGGTTCGTCTTACCCGCCATGGGCCCATAATAAACGATGTGGCTGGTGGGACTGAAGAAGCGTGGGCTTACGGGTGGCAGCCTCTGGCTTTCCGCTGGACAGCGCTCGAACCATGCACCATCGTGAAGTCTGTGCTCCTTCTGAACAAGGCCCGCAACTGGGAGGAGTTCAGGGAGGCCCTCCGTTACTGGGATGTTCCAAGCCAGAACTTCGTTTACGCTGATGTGAACGGTAACATTGGCTATCAGATGCCTGGCAAAATCCCTATCCGCAAGAAAGGAGACGGCTCAATTCCCGTGCCGGGATGGAACAACGAATACGAATGGGTTGGCTACGTTCCCTTTGATGAACTTCCCCGCACCTTTAACCCTCCAGAGGGCTACGTGGTCACAGCTAATAATGCCGTGGTTAGGCCAGATTTCCCGCATTTTATCACCCTGGATTGGAACCGAGGCTATCGGGCTCAGCGCATAGTTAACCTAATAACGGCCAAGGACAAGCTCAGCATTGAAGATTTCAAAGCCATTCAGATGGATTCCTACGTCCTCCATGCCGAAGAAGTTATCCCTCACCTTGCCACTCTTTCCCTGGAGGACCCTCGCCTCAAGGAGGCTCTGGAAATTCTCCGGCGATGGGACCGTTATGCTACCACGGAATCGGTTGGAGCTACCATTTTTGAGGCCGTTAGGCTTAGCCTCCTCAGGAACATCTTTGCCGATGAGCTTGGGGAGAAGGCTTTCCTAAAGTTTTTGGACTTTGAATCCCTCACAATGCAAGTTTTAGCTTCCATCCTGGCCAAACCCCACTCTCCCTGGTACGATAACGTTTATACACCTCAAACTGAGACGAGGGACGAAATACTCCTCAAAGCTTTCAAGGAAGCTGTGGATGAGCTTGAGGAAAGGCTGGGCAAAGATATGAAGAAGTGGCAATGGGGCAAAGTCCACGTAGCCATCTTCCAGAACGAGACCCTGGGAAGATCCGGGATAAAGCCCATTGAAAATATCTTCAACCGCGGTCCCGTACCTGTAAGCGGGAGCTCCGAAACGGTGAACAACAACCTTTATCACCCTGAAAATCCCTTTGAAGTGATGGCTCTGCCGTCGTACAGGCAGATCATAGACGTTGGAGCGTGGGATAATTCTCTATCCATTCATACTACAGGCCAGTCTGGTCACCCTTACCACCCTCACTATGGTGACTTCATAATGAAATGGGCCAGGGGAGAATATCACCCGATGCTTTGGAGCAAAGAGCAGGTAAAACATCACGCTGAAGCTATCTTAACCTTAAAGCCAAAGTGA
- the secD gene encoding protein translocase subunit SecD, producing MRERNLLILLGIILLVAFCLWIDLPQTEALSLQLGPLKIYREIKFRLGLDLRGGLQVVLEADPPPGEKVTPESMEAVRNIIQNRVDGMGVVEAVVQRQGENRILVELPGLVNPDEAIATLKATGRLEFVEAGLTPLPEGLKILTTYEVPLEPSPTETITPTPGAAPTPTPTITPTVTLTPTTEITPTPQVYRTIMTGKHLKSARVGSDEFGRPEIDFELTREGAEIFAKYTTEHQGEFLAIVMDGIVISCPQIKEPITDGMGRITSEKGFTLEEARRLAIILQYGALPVPLKVIQTRIIGPTLGQDSIQKSIRAGIIGVIVVLTFMLTYYRLPGFLADLALISYGLINLAIYKFGIPGLFPGVTLSLPGITGFLLSTGMAVDANILIFERMKEELRQGRPLSAAIEAGFNRAWTSIRDANLSTLLTCIVLYWFGSNFGASMVKGFAVTLFIGVCVSMFTAVTMTRTLVTFVFDLSGRFLEKRRWLLGV from the coding sequence TTGCGAGAGCGAAACCTTCTAATCCTTCTTGGGATAATTCTTCTGGTTGCCTTTTGCCTGTGGATTGACCTACCCCAAACAGAAGCTCTTAGCCTTCAATTAGGGCCTCTTAAAATTTACCGGGAGATAAAGTTTCGTCTTGGCCTCGATTTGAGAGGAGGCCTTCAGGTAGTTCTGGAAGCTGATCCTCCACCGGGTGAGAAGGTTACCCCCGAAAGTATGGAGGCGGTTCGTAATATAATCCAGAACCGAGTTGACGGCATGGGTGTAGTGGAAGCTGTAGTCCAGCGCCAGGGAGAAAACCGCATCCTTGTGGAACTCCCTGGCCTTGTAAACCCTGATGAGGCTATTGCCACTTTAAAGGCTACAGGGCGATTGGAGTTTGTGGAGGCGGGACTGACCCCATTGCCTGAAGGCCTGAAAATCTTGACAACCTATGAAGTTCCCCTAGAGCCCTCACCAACCGAAACCATTACCCCCACCCCGGGAGCTGCTCCTACCCCCACGCCTACAATTACTCCTACCGTAACTCTAACCCCCACCACCGAAATTACCCCCACCCCGCAGGTTTACAGGACCATAATGACCGGTAAACACCTTAAGTCGGCAAGGGTTGGGAGTGATGAATTCGGCAGGCCGGAAATAGACTTTGAACTCACCCGCGAAGGGGCCGAAATTTTCGCCAAATACACAACGGAGCACCAGGGGGAGTTCCTGGCTATCGTAATGGATGGAATTGTCATCTCATGTCCCCAGATAAAAGAACCGATAACTGATGGGATGGGGAGGATAACCAGTGAAAAAGGTTTTACTCTGGAGGAGGCAAGGCGTCTGGCCATTATCCTCCAGTACGGTGCTCTCCCTGTTCCCCTTAAAGTTATACAGACCAGAATTATAGGCCCAACTTTAGGGCAGGATTCAATCCAGAAAAGCATAAGGGCGGGTATAATAGGGGTAATAGTGGTCTTGACCTTTATGCTCACATATTACCGGCTCCCAGGCTTCCTAGCCGACCTCGCTCTTATCTCTTATGGTCTCATAAACCTTGCCATATATAAGTTTGGAATTCCTGGCTTATTCCCCGGGGTTACCCTGAGCTTACCAGGTATAACGGGCTTTCTCCTTTCCACAGGAATGGCCGTTGACGCTAACATCCTGATCTTTGAGAGAATGAAAGAAGAACTGCGTCAAGGTAGGCCACTGTCGGCAGCTATTGAGGCTGGCTTCAACCGGGCCTGGACTTCTATCAGGGATGCTAACCTTTCAACGCTTCTTACCTGCATAGTCCTTTACTGGTTTGGTTCTAATTTCGGGGCGAGTATGGTGAAAGGGTTCGCCGTTACCCTTTTCATAGGGGTTTGCGTAAGCATGTTCACCGCGGTCACCATGACCCGAACTCTTGTAACTTTCGTCTTCGACCTGAGCGGACGGTTCTTAGAGAAGAGACGGTGGCTTCTGGGAGTTTAA
- a CDS encoding DUF2723 domain-containing protein: MKRASFLAPLALGIGGLCLYLRTMAPSVSTIFDDSLEFQVVCPTLRIAHPPGYPLYTLLGWLFSHPPGVDPAWGVNLLSAVAGAATLVALYFLAQLFSPEAAFIAPLYLALSPIFWSQATVAEVYALHALIVASALTFIFKAIENKKFLPWAALMVGLGLAHHRTSIFLLLPLALVFFRDKTQNKNKILALFALILPLAFYFYLPLRGMKVTSLDGTYTNTFEGFLRWVTASDYGVFFKESPLARPTPLSWHLKLWLSQFGPIGIVLGLIGLSRLRSYKAILWWLTFMPFTLFAFIYRVPDPEVFFIPSFLLFSLAISEGVSLILSLRRLLLRWALLVMALLQPLFIGVKNFHKLDRSQNVEVYALGASMISSAAGNSPVVIGLLGERTLMSYFQDLYGLNPDATLIAADREEERLKAVEKALAEGRAVYLTRPLPGLPNHFRLWAQGNLIRVWDSSPPEVVPKKVVGAEIAEGLKLEGYELLILPGPPRRWPVPPVPLQIRVNLYWRTLKPFNEELKISVRFYNAEGEMLIQSDKIPVHFAYPITKWKPGELILDSYDFLLKATKGPPVKLVIIAYEPSSLAEKGRIELAVDKHP; this comes from the coding sequence ATGAAAAGGGCCAGCTTTCTGGCGCCCCTGGCCTTAGGAATCGGAGGGCTTTGTCTTTACCTCCGCACAATGGCCCCTTCGGTTTCAACGATTTTTGACGATAGTCTGGAGTTCCAGGTCGTTTGCCCAACACTGCGCATAGCTCATCCGCCCGGATACCCCCTTTACACCCTTTTAGGCTGGCTATTTTCTCACCCTCCCGGAGTAGATCCTGCCTGGGGGGTAAATCTGCTTTCGGCAGTAGCAGGAGCCGCAACCCTCGTAGCCCTCTACTTTCTCGCCCAACTGTTCTCACCAGAAGCTGCCTTCATTGCTCCTCTTTATCTTGCCCTCTCGCCTATTTTCTGGTCACAAGCGACCGTAGCTGAAGTTTATGCCCTTCATGCTCTAATCGTAGCCTCGGCCCTTACCTTTATTTTCAAAGCCATAGAAAACAAAAAATTCTTGCCCTGGGCAGCTCTTATGGTGGGCCTTGGTCTCGCCCATCATAGAACTTCCATCTTTTTGCTCTTGCCTCTTGCGTTGGTCTTCTTCAGGGACAAAACGCAAAATAAAAATAAAATTTTAGCCCTTTTTGCCCTTATTCTGCCACTGGCTTTTTATTTTTATCTACCCTTAAGGGGGATGAAAGTCACCTCCCTTGACGGAACATACACCAACACCTTTGAGGGCTTCCTTCGCTGGGTTACGGCTTCAGACTACGGAGTTTTCTTCAAAGAGAGCCCTCTGGCACGCCCGACTCCTCTGAGCTGGCATTTGAAACTGTGGCTCTCTCAGTTCGGACCCATTGGAATTGTTTTAGGGCTTATAGGCCTGAGCCGGTTGAGGTCATATAAAGCAATTTTGTGGTGGTTAACCTTCATGCCTTTCACCCTCTTTGCTTTCATATACCGTGTCCCCGACCCCGAGGTGTTTTTCATACCGTCGTTTCTCCTTTTTTCATTAGCTATAAGTGAAGGGGTGAGCTTGATTTTGAGCCTGAGGCGCTTGCTTCTGAGGTGGGCTCTGCTGGTTATGGCGTTGCTTCAGCCTCTTTTTATTGGAGTAAAAAATTTCCACAAACTGGATCGCAGCCAAAATGTTGAAGTTTACGCTCTTGGGGCATCTATGATTTCATCCGCAGCAGGGAACTCACCGGTAGTAATTGGACTTCTTGGGGAAAGGACTCTCATGAGCTACTTTCAAGATCTATATGGCCTCAATCCTGATGCCACTCTGATTGCCGCCGACCGCGAAGAGGAAAGGCTAAAAGCTGTAGAAAAGGCTCTGGCTGAAGGTCGCGCGGTATATCTTACCCGGCCCTTGCCTGGCCTTCCGAATCATTTCAGGCTCTGGGCTCAGGGCAATTTAATCCGGGTTTGGGATTCTTCCCCCCCCGAGGTTGTTCCTAAAAAAGTGGTGGGAGCTGAAATAGCAGAAGGACTTAAGCTTGAGGGTTATGAGCTTTTAATTCTTCCGGGACCACCCAGGCGCTGGCCTGTACCTCCCGTACCTCTTCAAATCAGGGTTAACCTTTACTGGAGAACTTTAAAACCCTTCAACGAAGAGCTCAAAATATCGGTGCGCTTCTACAATGCCGAAGGCGAAATGCTTATCCAGAGTGACAAAATTCCGGTGCACTTTGCTTATCCCATTACGAAGTGGAAACCGGGGGAATTAATTTTGGATTCTTACGATTTTCTATTAAAAGCCACCAAAGGCCCTCCGGTGAAGCTGGTGATAATAGCTTATGAACCATCCTCTTTGGCTGAGAAAGGGCGAATAGAACTTGCAGTAGATAAACACCCATAA
- the secF gene encoding protein translocase subunit SecF, whose protein sequence is MYNIIEKRYWFFGLSLLIIIPGLIAMAISLARFGAPWKLSIDFTGGTLMELRFEQKVSPERIYTIFTNLGYGDTTVQTTADEKTALIKCKTLDEEAKVKVQEELRKEFGPFEELRYESIGPAVGREVTRAATLAVIAASFIILSFIVFAFRKVPNALRYGVCAIIAMVHDVLVATGLFSIAGLLIGWEVDALFITALLTVIGFSVQDTIVVFDRIRENTPKRRGEPFEVIVTRSLLETFHRSLVTQLNAIFVLSAILLFGGATIKQFVTVLLVGLMSGTYSSIFNAVPLLVVWENREIQKFIARVFARSS, encoded by the coding sequence ATGTATAACATCATTGAGAAAAGGTACTGGTTCTTCGGCCTTTCTTTGCTCATAATAATTCCAGGCTTGATAGCTATGGCCATTTCTCTGGCACGATTTGGAGCCCCCTGGAAGCTTTCCATTGATTTCACCGGTGGAACCTTAATGGAACTGCGCTTCGAACAGAAAGTTTCCCCCGAAAGGATTTACACAATTTTCACCAATTTAGGCTACGGGGACACCACAGTCCAGACCACAGCCGACGAGAAAACCGCCCTTATAAAATGCAAAACCTTAGACGAAGAAGCTAAGGTTAAGGTTCAAGAAGAACTGAGGAAAGAGTTTGGCCCCTTTGAGGAACTGCGCTATGAATCCATAGGGCCCGCTGTCGGAAGGGAAGTGACGAGGGCAGCCACCCTGGCGGTGATCGCGGCTTCCTTCATAATCCTGAGTTTCATTGTATTTGCCTTTCGGAAAGTCCCCAACGCCCTACGCTATGGAGTCTGTGCTATAATCGCCATGGTTCACGACGTCCTTGTAGCCACGGGCCTCTTCTCCATAGCCGGCCTGCTAATAGGGTGGGAAGTGGATGCCCTCTTCATAACTGCTCTCTTAACGGTGATAGGCTTTTCAGTGCAGGATACTATTGTTGTTTTTGACCGGATAAGAGAAAATACTCCCAAGCGCCGGGGCGAACCTTTTGAGGTCATAGTCACCCGGAGCCTTCTGGAGACCTTCCATCGTTCTCTGGTCACTCAGCTAAACGCCATATTTGTCCTTTCGGCAATTCTTCTTTTCGGAGGTGCTACCATAAAGCAATTTGTGACCGTCCTCCTGGTAGGGCTTATGAGTGGAACCTACTCCTCAATCTTTAACGCAGTCCCCCTTCTGGTGGTGTGGGAGAACAGAGAAATCCAAAAATTTATAGCCAGAGTCTTTGCTCGGAGTTCTTAA